From a single Silene latifolia isolate original U9 population chromosome 6, ASM4854445v1, whole genome shotgun sequence genomic region:
- the LOC141586000 gene encoding small ribosomal subunit protein uS13z/uS13y/uS13x-like: MSLVANEEFQHILRILNTNVDGKQKIMFALTSIKGIGRRYANICCKKADIDMNKRAGELSTTELDNLMTVVANPRQFKIPDWFLNRQKDYKDGRFSQVVSNQLDMKLRDDLERLKKIRNHRGLRHYWGLRVRGQHTKTTGRRGKTVGVSKKR, encoded by the exons ATG TCTCTTGTAGCAAACGAAGAGTTTCAACATATTTTGCGTATTTTGAATACAAATGTTGATGGGAAACAGAAGATTATGTTTGCTTTGACCTCAATCAAGGGTATTGGTCGTCGTTATGCTAACATTTGCTGCAAAAAGGCTGATATTGATATGAACAAGAG GGCTGGTGAGCTCTCAACTACAGAGCTAGACAATCTCATGACTGTTGTTGCCAACCCAAGGCAATTCAAAATCCCTGATTGGTTTCTTAACAGGCAGAAGGACTACAAGGATGGTCGTTTCAGCCAGGTTGTTTCTAACCAGCTTGACATgaagttgagggatgatcttgagCGCCTGAAGAAGATCAG GAACCATCGTGGTCTTCGTCACTACTGGGGTCTGAGAGTTCGTGGACAGCACACCAAAACCACTGGCCGTAGGGGAAAGACTGTTGGTGTCTCAAAGAAGCGCTAA
- the LOC141585999 gene encoding uncharacterized protein LOC141585999, whose translation MQSNRPQDGRSPFDLFGDFGSSIHGRNPFDDPFFTTRPFDSAFYRSNPVSGSRSVVPPSEPVIQELSSDDDEDGRENEGDEDLKNARRSNEPFVNHPDEESDGGQEDIKYTTGNNRTVSTQPRSFKVTSCKVSYGGVDGVYYSSSSTRRMGSDGVIMEESKEADKSKGEAIHRVSRGLNDKGHSVTRKLNPDGKVDTSETLHNLNEDELGNFEEAWRSNSGNHLSSWTAGTGPQGMDRSSHAFLLPSTTQAQSVPNSERSQGNPSGSRSKKVIRIPIE comes from the exons ATGCAAAGCAATAGACCCCAAGACGGAAGAAGTCCGTTTGACCTGTTTGGTGATTTTGGAAGTTCCATCCACGGACGAAATCCATTTGATGATCCATTTTTCACTACTCGTCCATTTGACAGTGCATTTTATCGAAGTAATCCTGTATCAGGATCCCGTTCTGTTGTTCCGCCATCTGAACCTGTCATTCAAGAACTCAGTTCTGATGATGACGAAGATGGAAGAGAgaatgaaggagatgaagatcTCAAAAATGCTAGACGGTCCAATGAACCGTTTGTTAATCATCCAGATGAAGAATCTGATG GCGGTCAGGAAGATATAAAATATACGACTGGCAATAACAGAACAGTAAGTACCCAACCTCGGAGTTTCAAAGTCACAAGTTGCAAAGTATCATATGGTGGAGTAGACGGTGTGTATTACTCGTCCTCATCGACTAGAAGAATGGGAAGCGATGGA GTGATTATGGAAGAGTCCAAAGAGGCAGACAAGAGCAAAGGTGAGGCGATACACCGAGTTTCTAGGGGACTCAATGACAAG GGCCATTCTGTGACTAGGAAACTAAATCCGGATGGTAAAGTGGACACTTCGGAAACACTTCATAATTTGAATGAAG ATGAGCTTGGGAATTTCGAAGAGGCTTGGCGAAGTAACAGCGGAAACCATCTATCTTCTTGGACAG CTGGAACAGGACCTCAAGGCATGGATCGGAGTTCCCATGCATTTCTTCTTCCATCTACCACACAAGCGCAGTCGGTACCCAACAGCGAGAGGAGTCAGGGTAATCCTTCTGGTAGTAGAAGCAAAAAAGTCATCAGGATTCCTATTGAGTAG